In Kiritimatiellia bacterium, the sequence GCCCCCCGGCAAATCGGTCCGGCCGACGCTATCCCGGAAAAGGGTATCGCCGGAAAACAGAATGTGGTCATCCGGGAAATAAAAACAGACGCCCCCCGGAGAGTGGCCCGGGGTATGGATGACGCGAAAGGAGAAATCTTCCGCATGCCGGAGTTGTAATTTTCCGCTTGATGAAGGGCGGCTACCCCTTTGTCCGGCGGCGGCCGGCCCGCCCTTTGGTCCGGCCGGATCCAGCGCGGCGGATTTCATGCCCCCAAATATTTCGCCGCCCTTCAGGAGGCATTCAATCCGTCCCGGTTTTTGCGGAACTGAACAGTAAGGCGGCAATTGGTTGCTTTCCGTGAATGCCCATTTGAGGTCGGCGCCGTGCATGGCGATGGGAGCCGGAATATGTTCCTGAAGCGCCGCCAGGGCTCCGACGTGGTCGGTATGGCCGTGGGTTATCAAATAACCTTTAACCGTCAGGCGGCAATGAGCGATGGTTTTCGCGATTGCGCCGGCATCCGCGCCCGGATCAACAATCAGCGTCTCAAGCGCGCCGTTCCGGACGATGTAACAGTTGACGGACAGGTTCCCGACAACGATTTTGGCAATGGTCAGCATCTGGCATCATGAATAAACCGTGCCGCTGTGTAAAAAAATGATTTTTTTGCTTGCAATAGGCATAAATATATGATTTTCTCTATCGCAGAACAATGCCAAAACTTCAATATTGACGATTTTTAAGTCATCCATTGATGCGCTTGGCAAACAACAATAAACAGAGGAGGAGTTCAAATGGCAAAGTCCATGACAAAAAGCGATATTATCAAGGGTATTGCTGAAAAAGCGGAGATCAGCAAGAAACAAGCCGTAGCCGCCCTGGACGCGCTTGTCGCCATGGCCTATAAAGGCGCGGTAAACGGCTTCCCGATTCCCGGACTTGGCAAATTGGTTTTGGTCAATCGCAAAGCCCGCAAAGGCCGCAATCCCGCCACTGGTGAAATTATTGATATCCCGGCCAAGAAAGTCGTCAAGTTCAGGGTCGCGAAAGCCGCCAAAGAAGCGATTTTATAAAGCATATTTTCAAGCAAGTTTAAAAAAAGGCCGGGGGAAAACTTACCCGGCCTTTTTTTTTGTCCGATGAAAATCAAATTCCGGAAAATGCACGGCGCCGGCAATGATTTCATTCTCGTTGACGACCGCGCCGGAAGTTTTCCGGCCGCGGACCGCCGCTGGATCCGGCATATCTGTTCTTCCCATGACGGGATCGGGGCCGAAGGCCTGATTCTGTTGCAAACCTCGGAAGAGGCTTCTTTTTGCATGCGGTTTTTTAATCCGGACGGTTCCGAGGCCGGCATGTGCGGAAACGGCGCCCGCTGTGCGGCGCGGGCTGCCTGCGATCTTGGAATCGCGCGCAAAACGATGACCATCCAGACCGAGGCCGGCATCCTGAAAGCCACCGTGGTTAAAAAAGGCGCGCAGGTTGCCATGCCGCCCGCTTCCGGAATCCGGCTGAATTTTCCGGTGCGTGCCGGCCGCCGGGCCGTCATTTGCAGCTTTGTCAATACGGGCGTGCCGCACGTTGTCGTGGAAACAAAAAACATTGAAAACGTTGATTTGGAACGCTGGGGGCCTCTCCTGCGCCGGCACAGGGATTTCGCCCCGCATGGGGCGAACATTGATTTCATGCAGATTACCGGCAAACGCTCGTTGCGCGTGCGAACTTACGAAAGGGGCGTTGAGGCGGAGACCCCCGCCTGCGGCACCGGCATCACGGCCTGCGCGGTCGTTGCCGCTCTGAACAATAAGGTCAAACCGCCGGTGCGGGTAATATGCCGGCACGGCGACGCGTTGCAGGTTGATTTCAGGCGAAGCGGGGAAGACATGGAAGGCATCACGCTTTCGGGGCCGGCGGAATTTGTGTTTCATGGGGAAATTTCATACCCCGGGCGCCGGAATTCAAAGTGAAGCGTCCCGCGGCCGCTTCATAAATTTTGCGCAGGGGCGCGCCGGTTTTTGCCGCCAGCTTGCGGCAGTCATCGTATTCCGGCGCGCGGGTGATTCTTCGGCCCCGCCATGATCCGATTTTCACGCGCACTTTGCCGTAGGGCGTTTTGACTGTCTCTGAACACCGCGGCAGAACCGTCCGCCGGACATCATATTCCCGCACGCCGAATGTCGTACTTTCACGAAAGATAATGTCCAGCATTTCGTTCCTCTGCTCTCCGGCGCAGAGAACGGTCAGCATCGCGCCGGGCCGGTTTTTTTTCATCTGAACCGGAGTAATGAAGACATCCAGGGCGCCCCGCTCCAGGAGCCGGTTGAAAAGATGGCCGGTAAGTTCCGGCGACATATCATCCAAATTGCATTCCAGCACGAGGCATTTTTCATGGCCGGCTTCCGTGGATAGAGCGGAACGGCCCTCTCCCGCCGTTTTTCCGGCATTATTTCGGCCGCCCAGCTTATGCGGCCCCGCCTCTTTCAAATTGCCGGTTTCCAGCAAAACCGCCCTCAGGAGATTGGGGCGGTTGTTGAGTTGAAAATGCCCGAACCCGCCGCCGGCGCGCAATATTGTTGCCCCGGCCGGCGCCCGGTCTATATTTTTCCAGCTTGTCAGAAGGGCGGCGCCGGTCGGCGTAACCAATTCAAAGGGTTCCTCCGTCTGCTCAACCGCGAACCCCTTCAGCAATTCCACCGTGGCCGGGGCGGGCGAGGGCAGAATGCCGTGCGCGCATTTTATCGTTCCGCATCCAAGCGGCAGGCGGCCGAGCGCCACTTGGTCGGCGCCGAGCTGTTCAAGCGCGATACAGGAGCCGACAATATCAACGATTGAATCCAGGGCGCCGACTTCATGAAAATGGATTTCCGAAAGCCGCGCGCCGTGCGCTTTGGCCTCGGCCCGCGCCAGCCGGCGGAACACGCCGCGCGCCTGTTCTTTAACGCGGGGTGAAAGCCGGCTTTTGTCAATGAGCTTTTCAATATCATTCAGATTGCGATGCTGATGCTCATGGCCGTGCCTGCCGTGCCGGTAAATATCAACCTTGACGCGCGTGCCCCGCAGGCCGTTTTGCCGGACTGGCCGGGGTTTAATGTCAAAGCGGTCCTTGACCATTGTTTTCAGTCCGGCCCGGATTGCCTGCAAGTCGGCGCCCAGGTCCAGGAGGCAGGCCAGGATCATATCGCCGCTGGCCCCGCCCACGCTGTCAAAACAAATAATTTTATTCCGCCGGGCCTTCATCGTTTTGCGCTTTCCCCGGCGATCATCGCGGCCGCCACGCCCGCGCTGAATCCGTTGTCAATATTGACGACGGTGATCCCCGGGACACAGGAGTTAAGCATGGCCAGCAGGGCGGAAAATCCTTTCAGGTTGGCGCCGTAGCCGACGCTGGTCGGGACGGCAATGATCGGGCGGTTAATCAAACCGCCGACCACGGAAGGCAGGGCGCCTTCCATGCCGGCCGCGACCACCAGGGCGCGCGTTTCCCGCAAAACCGGCAAATGTTTGACAAGGCGATGTAAGCCGGCCACGCCGGCGTCATAAATGCGCACAACCCGCGCGCCCATGAATTCGGCGGTTAGCGCCGCCTCTTCCGCCACGGGGATGTCGGAAGTGCCCGCGCAAATGACCGCAATCTTTCCGGCAATTTCCGGGGGACGCTTGCTGATCAGCGTGATTATCCCGGCCTGCTCGTGATAAACGGCCCGCCGGCATTTTCTGCGCACGACCGTATACTGTTCGGGCACGGCCCTGGTCGCCAGGATGTTTTGCCCTGTTTTGAGCATGGCGGCCATGATTTCGGCAATCTGGCGGCCTGTTTTTCCGGGGCAGTAAATCACTTCCGGCAATCCGCAGCGTTTATGGCGGTCAACGTCAATTCTGGCAAAACCGAGGTCGCGCTCGTACTTTTGACTGATGAGCCTGGCGGCGCGTCCGGCGGACAATTTTCCGCTTTCAATGCTTTTAAGCAAATCGTCCAGGACGGCGGCGCCCTCCGAAATTTGCGGTTGGCGGTTCGTTTTTGAAGTTTTACGCATTGAATTCTATGCTTTAAAGCGTTTCCACTCCGGCCGCTCTTCCGGTTTCAACTGCTTTGCGGGCCGCGCACATCATGGCCAGGCCCTCAAAGGTGGTTTCCATGCGCACCGGCGGCTCTGCGCCGAGGAAAAAGGCTTTTATCAGCCGGAGAATATTGCGGTAACTGAACGATGGGTTCAGCACGAAAGGGAGGGCCTTTTTCTGTTCGTTGGCCGTTCCCCAGACAAAACCGCCGTAAATCCAGGTTCCCGGCGTCAGTTCAACGACGCCTTCGCGGCCGTCCTTGAATTCCACCGCCGTAACGATGGCCGCGGGCGACTCAAAAGCGCGCACTTGCGCGGCGCCCGGTCCCATGATCCGCTGGAGCGTTTCAAACGAATGCACGCCGTACCAAATAAGGGAATCGCCAGCCGGCGCGCGCCCGAGCGCTCCGAAGACATGCGCGCGCTGAACGTTGCCCGAGTTTTTTATGACTTTTTCCAGCGGCGGGCAGAACGGGATGCTGGAGCCGCACCAGACGCGCGTGTTGTGTTTTTTGGCCAGCTCAAGAATAGCCCGGCCGTCGGCCAGCGTCATGGCGAGGGGCTTATCCAGAAAAACGGGCTTGCCGAGCGCGGCAACCTTTCGGAAATATTCCAGGTGAAAACTGCCGTCGTTAATTTCCAACATGACGGCGTCGCATCCTGCCAGGGCTTCATCAATATTTTCAGTAACTTTAACGCCCCATTGCTCAAGCTGGCGCTGGCGTTTGTCCAGGCCTTCCTTGTTCTGGTAGGGGGTTTCAAACCTGAGACAGGAAACGGCCCTCATGCCCGAAACACGCTGGTTTTTCGGAGAGTCCGGCGCCTGCATACGCCTTGGAAATTCAATGCTGTGGCTTGTATCTAAACCAATGATGGCTATCTTGATCATTTTTTACCCTTCATATTGTCCAATTTATCCTGTTTTTTGTTCTTCAGATTTCTTGCGCATCCCCGTCTCTTTGCGGCTGGCCTGACGTTTTTTATAAAACCGGCCAGACTCTTTTCCCGGCCGGCGGCAATGTGCTCCGCCGAACCGACGGCGCCATCCCTGATCAGCCGGCGCGCCTGAACGCACAAGGGCGAGACGCGCAGCGGGAAACTGACCGCCACCGGCGGAGATTTCGCGCGCGAGTAAGCATTCTCAAGATCAAGGGCCTGGCGCATGCTGACGGCCACCGGTTTTTCAAGAAAAACCGGAATATCGTATCGGGCGGCCTGGATTGCGTAAAACGCATGCAAATTGCACCGCGTGCCGATCAGCAAGCCGTCCAGCCTGGCGCGGCGCGCCATTTCATCAAGGCTTTTATAAAAAACAACATCTTTGCGGTCGCATTCATCAAGCCGCGCGCGGGCGCCGGCCTCGTCCGGATCAACAATGCCGGCCACGCGGATTTCCGCCTGAAACGCCGCCGGCTCAGCCTTGCGCAACACGGCCCCGATAAAAGAGCTTATCCGATGTCCATACCCCGCCACTCCCAGACGAATGACTTTCACGATTTTGTTCTCCTCGTTGTTAAGTTCGTTCTTTTGCGCGATGTCATAATGCTCTTTTGTAAATGGTTACAAGACTATAATGATTCAGGCAAACTTCAATCAAAATATGCTCCCGCGAATTGCGCTTAATTTAATGCATAGGAATTTCAAACTTGCCGCAAAAGAGCGCAAAATCGTGGGTAGGAGCCGAACCCCTGTTCGGCGATGCATCTGGTGTTTGGAATCGCCGCATGGGGATGCGGTTCGTCCGGAATCGCCGCATGGGGATGCGGCTCCTACGTCTATTAAATACGGTTGCCGCTTTTGGCGGGAGCGAATGGTCATTCCCGCCCGGGCTGTTGACCGTCAAAAGTTGTTCCGCGCGGCTCGGCGGGGTTATAGCTTCCCAAGCAGCCGCAAAAGCCCGTCCATGATTGTCCAGGGGTGGGGCGGGCAGCCGGGGATGAGCAAATCCGTTTTGAGCAGACTGTCGGCGCCGCGGCATGTTTCCTTATGGCCGGCAAATATCCCGCCTGAAATCGCGCAGGCTCCCGCGGCGATTACAATTTTCGGCTCGGGAACTGCGGCGTAAGTCTTCTGGAGGGCGAGTTCCATGTTTTTGGTAACCGGGCCCGTGATCAGCAATCCGTCGGCATGGCGGGGCGAGGCGACGAACTGGATGCCGAAGCGGCCCAGGTCAAAGGCGGGCGTATTCAACACGTTGACGTCAGCCTCGCAGGCGTTGCATCCGCCCGCGCTTACCTGGCGGAGTTTGAGCGAACGGCCGAACAATCTCAGGGTGTTTTTTTCAAGCGCATCCGCCAGCTTCTGCTCTTTCCCGGCCAGAACCAGGTCTGCGCGCCGCCGCGCGGCGAGCGAATGTTCGCGCGAGAATTTAATTCCCTGGCCCGAACATGCTTTCTCGCATTGCCCGCAGAAAATACAGAGTCCCATGTCCAGCCGCGGCGTTTTGTCTTTTCCGGCGGACAGCGCTCCGGTCGGGCAGGATTGCACAACCCGGCCGGCATCCTTCAACGGTTGCCCGTCCAAAACCGGTCTGCCGCGGAACATTTCCGGCAAAACCGGCTCCAGGCGGGGATAGTCATAGGTTCTGTATTTTTGCCTTGTCCTTGCCTTGAAAATGTTCCACATGGCGCGTTCCTTTACAAATCATGTCCGCAATAAGAAAGATTGAAGCTTTTATTGCACAGCGGGAAGTCGGAAATCTGTTCCCGGCGCATGGCGAGGGCCAGCCCGAACCAATTATGGAACGAGGGGTCTACGATTTTATAATGCTCAAAACATCCCTCTGAATCCGTGAGGGCCACGTGGCAGATTTCCCCGCGCCAGCCTTCAACGAGGGCCGCGGTTATGGCGTCAGGCCGGAGAGGAGCCATGACCGCGCTGTTTTTGACGCCGCCACCGAGCATCGGCAGTTGTTCGCGGATGAAGGCGATGGAACGTTGAATTTCCAGCCAGCGCACGAAGGCGCGCGCAAACACGTCCCCGCTCTGCCAGGTGGAAACCGGTATTTGCGCGTAGCGGAAAATCCCGGAAGGAAAATCCTGGCGGACGTCGCGCGTTATGCCGCAAGCGCGGGCGGGCGGCCCCACCAGGCCGAGGGCCGCGGCCTCGTGGGCGTTCAAGACGCCGGTTTCTTCAAAGCGGGCCATGACCGATCCGCTCTGCCACAGCAGTTCAACCGCGCCGGCCGTGTCGCGTTCGGCGGCGTCAAGTTTTGATTTCAGTTCCGTTATGACGGCATCCCCCAGGGCATAGTCCGCGCCGCCCGGGCGGATTAAACCGCGGCCGAAGCGGTTGCCGCAGAGCATGGCGGTCATATTGAGCCAGTCGCCCCGGATCCGGCCGCAATAGGCGGCGGTCGGCAGGAATCCCACATCGCCGGCCATGGCTCCGAGATCGCCGGCGTGGTTTGCCAGGCGTTCCAATTCAAGGGCGATGGCGCGCACGATCTGGACGGCGGCGGTCAGACGCGCGGAACTCAAGGATTCCAGAACATTACAATAGGCCGTGGCATGGGCGACGGTGCTGTCGCCGGCGGCGGTTTCAATGTAATGAATGGTTTTTTTGTCCGGAGCCTTCCGGAGCCGCCTTTCAATGCCGC encodes:
- a CDS encoding MBL fold metallo-hydrolase, with amino-acid sequence MLTIAKIVVGNLSVNCYIVRNGALETLIVDPGADAGAIAKTIAHCRLTVKGYLITHGHTDHVGALAALQEHIPAPIAMHGADLKWAFTESNQLPPYCSVPQKPGRIECLLKGGEIFGGMKSAALDPAGPKGGPAAAGQRGSRPSSSGKLQLRHAEDFSFRVIHTPGHSPGGVCFYFPDDHILFSGDTLFRDSVGRTDLPGGSMEQLASSLKIIAALPPQTKIYPGHGPETTIARELESNRFLR
- a CDS encoding HU family DNA-binding protein; protein product: MAKSMTKSDIIKGIAEKAEISKKQAVAALDALVAMAYKGAVNGFPIPGLGKLVLVNRKARKGRNPATGEIIDIPAKKVVKFRVAKAAKEAIL
- the dapF gene encoding diaminopimelate epimerase gives rise to the protein MKIKFRKMHGAGNDFILVDDRAGSFPAADRRWIRHICSSHDGIGAEGLILLQTSEEASFCMRFFNPDGSEAGMCGNGARCAARAACDLGIARKTMTIQTEAGILKATVVKKGAQVAMPPASGIRLNFPVRAGRRAVICSFVNTGVPHVVVETKNIENVDLERWGPLLRRHRDFAPHGANIDFMQITGKRSLRVRTYERGVEAETPACGTGITACAVVAALNNKVKPPVRVICRHGDALQVDFRRSGEDMEGITLSGPAEFVFHGEISYPGRRNSK
- the larC gene encoding nickel pincer cofactor biosynthesis protein LarC, with amino-acid sequence MKARRNKIICFDSVGGASGDMILACLLDLGADLQAIRAGLKTMVKDRFDIKPRPVRQNGLRGTRVKVDIYRHGRHGHEHQHRNLNDIEKLIDKSRLSPRVKEQARGVFRRLARAEAKAHGARLSEIHFHEVGALDSIVDIVGSCIALEQLGADQVALGRLPLGCGTIKCAHGILPSPAPATVELLKGFAVEQTEEPFELVTPTGAALLTSWKNIDRAPAGATILRAGGGFGHFQLNNRPNLLRAVLLETGNLKEAGPHKLGGRNNAGKTAGEGRSALSTEAGHEKCLVLECNLDDMSPELTGHLFNRLLERGALDVFITPVQMKKNRPGAMLTVLCAGEQRNEMLDIIFRESTTFGVREYDVRRTVLPRCSETVKTPYGKVRVKIGSWRGRRITRAPEYDDCRKLAAKTGAPLRKIYEAAAGRFTLNSGARGMKFPHETQIPPAPKA
- the larB gene encoding nickel pincer cofactor biosynthesis protein LarB translates to MRKTSKTNRQPQISEGAAVLDDLLKSIESGKLSAGRAARLISQKYERDLGFARIDVDRHKRCGLPEVIYCPGKTGRQIAEIMAAMLKTGQNILATRAVPEQYTVVRRKCRRAVYHEQAGIITLISKRPPEIAGKIAVICAGTSDIPVAEEAALTAEFMGARVVRIYDAGVAGLHRLVKHLPVLRETRALVVAAGMEGALPSVVGGLINRPIIAVPTSVGYGANLKGFSALLAMLNSCVPGITVVNIDNGFSAGVAAAMIAGESAKR
- a CDS encoding Gfo/Idh/MocA family oxidoreductase; its protein translation is MIKIAIIGLDTSHSIEFPRRMQAPDSPKNQRVSGMRAVSCLRFETPYQNKEGLDKRQRQLEQWGVKVTENIDEALAGCDAVMLEINDGSFHLEYFRKVAALGKPVFLDKPLAMTLADGRAILELAKKHNTRVWCGSSIPFCPPLEKVIKNSGNVQRAHVFGALGRAPAGDSLIWYGVHSFETLQRIMGPGAAQVRAFESPAAIVTAVEFKDGREGVVELTPGTWIYGGFVWGTANEQKKALPFVLNPSFSYRNILRLIKAFFLGAEPPVRMETTFEGLAMMCAARKAVETGRAAGVETL
- a CDS encoding Gfo/Idh/MocA family oxidoreductase, with amino-acid sequence MKVIRLGVAGYGHRISSFIGAVLRKAEPAAFQAEIRVAGIVDPDEAGARARLDECDRKDVVFYKSLDEMARRARLDGLLIGTRCNLHAFYAIQAARYDIPVFLEKPVAVSMRQALDLENAYSRAKSPPVAVSFPLRVSPLCVQARRLIRDGAVGSAEHIAAGREKSLAGFIKNVRPAAKRRGCARNLKNKKQDKLDNMKGKK
- a CDS encoding hydrogenase, producing the protein MWNIFKARTRQKYRTYDYPRLEPVLPEMFRGRPVLDGQPLKDAGRVVQSCPTGALSAGKDKTPRLDMGLCIFCGQCEKACSGQGIKFSREHSLAARRRADLVLAGKEQKLADALEKNTLRLFGRSLKLRQVSAGGCNACEADVNVLNTPAFDLGRFGIQFVASPRHADGLLITGPVTKNMELALQKTYAAVPEPKIVIAAGACAISGGIFAGHKETCRGADSLLKTDLLIPGCPPHPWTIMDGLLRLLGKL
- a CDS encoding NADH-quinone oxidoreductase subunit C, encoding MNEKSFLPLVHGESVQRAAIPRLTVPSFRAAVIEAVSRGNRIAAFFGHPAENNLVELIAVLADDARGALATTSALAAETYPALTPDCPQAHWFEREIAEQWAITPTGHPWLKPIRFHAPYSAGRKPCFPLAGPGLADYFQVEGEEVHEVAVGPVHAGIIEPGHFRFQCHGENVLHLEIELGYQHRGIERRLRKAPDKKTIHYIETAAGDSTVAHATAYCNVLESLSSARLTAAVQIVRAIALELERLANHAGDLGAMAGDVGFLPTAAYCGRIRGDWLNMTAMLCGNRFGRGLIRPGGADYALGDAVITELKSKLDAAERDTAGAVELLWQSGSVMARFEETGVLNAHEAAALGLVGPPARACGITRDVRQDFPSGIFRYAQIPVSTWQSGDVFARAFVRWLEIQRSIAFIREQLPMLGGGVKNSAVMAPLRPDAITAALVEGWRGEICHVALTDSEGCFEHYKIVDPSFHNWFGLALAMRREQISDFPLCNKSFNLSYCGHDL